One Hemibagrus wyckioides isolate EC202008001 linkage group LG07, SWU_Hwy_1.0, whole genome shotgun sequence DNA segment encodes these proteins:
- the LOC131356413 gene encoding heterogeneous nuclear ribonucleoprotein C-like isoform X1: MDRSPNAMASNVTNKTDPRSLNSRVFIGNLNTMLVTKADVEAIFSKYGMIVGCSVHKGYAFVQYSNERNARAAVSGEDGRMIAGQVLDINLAGEPKPHRSKTTKRPAGDMYSSSTFELDYDFQRDYYDRMYAYPSRVPPPPPPLTRAVVPSKRARVSLSGGGSRRTKSSFSSSSKSSQRSSSRATVKADDLQTIKRELAQIKHKVDYLLESLERMEKDHSKKSEGKVAKAEVGEVSQQHLSSKKERDREEQEINDSEEEGDLLEEEEEAKSIGGENEEEDGEEEEEEEGEHEEGEDDGDSINGDDP; the protein is encoded by the exons atgga CCGCTCCCCGAACGCGATGGCCAGCAACGTGACCAATAAGACGGACCCACGTTCGCTGAACTCGCGCGTCTTCATCGGGAACCTCAACACCATGCTGGTGACCAAAGCCGACGTGGAGGCCATCTTCAGCAAGTACGGCATGATCGTGGGCTGCTCCGTCCACAAGGGTTACGCTTTCGTCCAGTACTCCAACGAGAGGAACGCTCGCGCCGCCGTGTCCGGAGAGGACGGGCGCATGATCGCTGGACAAGTCCTGG ACATCAACCTAGCAGGTGAGCCCAAACCTCACAGATCAAAAACCACCAAACGTCCAGCAGGAGACATGTACAG CAGCTCCACTTTTGAGCTCGACTACGATTTCCAGAGGGATTACTATGACAG gatGTATGCATACCCATCCCGCGTTCCCCCGCCTCCTCCACCCCTCACTCGCGCCGTCGTTCCCTCCAAGCGAGCACGGGTCAGTCTGAGCGGAGGAGGAAGCCGACGCACCAAATCCAGCTTCTCGTCTTCGTCCAAAAGCAGCCAGCGCTCCTCATCGCGAGCCA CAGTTAAAGCGGACGATCTTCAGACTATAAAGCGGGAGCTGGCTCAGATCAAACACAAAGTGGATTATCTTCTGGAAAGTTTAGAGCGCATGGAGAAAGATCACAGCAAGAAATCAG AAGGCAAGGTGGCGAAGGCGGAGGTGGGTGAAGTGTCTCAGCAGCACTTGAGCAGTAAGAAGGAGCGTGACCGAGAGGAGCAGGAGATCAACGACTCGGAGGAAGAGGGAGATCtgctggaggaagaggaggag GCGAAGAGTATTGGCGGTGAGAACGAGGAAGAGGacggagaagaggaggaggaggaagaaggagaGCACGAGGAAGGCGAGGACGACGGTGACAGCATAAACGGAGACGACCCATAA
- the LOC131356413 gene encoding heterogeneous nuclear ribonucleoprotein C-like isoform X3, which yields MDRSPNAMASNVTNKTDPRSLNSRVFIGNLNTMLVTKADVEAIFSKYGMIVGCSVHKGYAFVQYSNERNARAAVSGEDGRMIAGQVLDINLAGEPKPHRSKTTKRPAGDMYSSTFELDYDFQRDYYDRMYAYPSRVPPPPPPLTRAVVPSKRARVSLSGGGSRRTKSSFSSSSKSSQRSSSRATVKADDLQTIKRELAQIKHKVDYLLESLERMEKDHSKKSEGKVAKAEVGEVSQQHLSSKKERDREEQEINDSEEEGDLLEEEEEAKSIGGENEEEDGEEEEEEEGEHEEGEDDGDSINGDDP from the exons atgga CCGCTCCCCGAACGCGATGGCCAGCAACGTGACCAATAAGACGGACCCACGTTCGCTGAACTCGCGCGTCTTCATCGGGAACCTCAACACCATGCTGGTGACCAAAGCCGACGTGGAGGCCATCTTCAGCAAGTACGGCATGATCGTGGGCTGCTCCGTCCACAAGGGTTACGCTTTCGTCCAGTACTCCAACGAGAGGAACGCTCGCGCCGCCGTGTCCGGAGAGGACGGGCGCATGATCGCTGGACAAGTCCTGG ACATCAACCTAGCAGGTGAGCCCAAACCTCACAGATCAAAAACCACCAAACGTCCAGCAGGAGACATGTACAG CTCCACTTTTGAGCTCGACTACGATTTCCAGAGGGATTACTATGACAG gatGTATGCATACCCATCCCGCGTTCCCCCGCCTCCTCCACCCCTCACTCGCGCCGTCGTTCCCTCCAAGCGAGCACGGGTCAGTCTGAGCGGAGGAGGAAGCCGACGCACCAAATCCAGCTTCTCGTCTTCGTCCAAAAGCAGCCAGCGCTCCTCATCGCGAGCCA CAGTTAAAGCGGACGATCTTCAGACTATAAAGCGGGAGCTGGCTCAGATCAAACACAAAGTGGATTATCTTCTGGAAAGTTTAGAGCGCATGGAGAAAGATCACAGCAAGAAATCAG AAGGCAAGGTGGCGAAGGCGGAGGTGGGTGAAGTGTCTCAGCAGCACTTGAGCAGTAAGAAGGAGCGTGACCGAGAGGAGCAGGAGATCAACGACTCGGAGGAAGAGGGAGATCtgctggaggaagaggaggag GCGAAGAGTATTGGCGGTGAGAACGAGGAAGAGGacggagaagaggaggaggaggaagaaggagaGCACGAGGAAGGCGAGGACGACGGTGACAGCATAAACGGAGACGACCCATAA
- the LOC131356413 gene encoding heterogeneous nuclear ribonucleoprotein C-like isoform X4 — protein sequence MDRSPNAMASNVTNKTDPRSLNSRVFIGNLNTMLVTKADVEAIFSKYGMIVGCSVHKGYAFVQYSNERNARAAVSGEDGRMIAGQVLDINLAGEPKPHRSKTTKRPAGDMYSSTFELDYDFQRDYYDRMYAYPSRVPPPPPPLTRAVVPSKRARVSLSGGGSRRTKSSFSSSSKSSQRSSSRAIKADDLQTIKRELAQIKHKVDYLLESLERMEKDHSKKSEGKVAKAEVGEVSQQHLSSKKERDREEQEINDSEEEGDLLEEEEEAKSIGGENEEEDGEEEEEEEGEHEEGEDDGDSINGDDP from the exons atgga CCGCTCCCCGAACGCGATGGCCAGCAACGTGACCAATAAGACGGACCCACGTTCGCTGAACTCGCGCGTCTTCATCGGGAACCTCAACACCATGCTGGTGACCAAAGCCGACGTGGAGGCCATCTTCAGCAAGTACGGCATGATCGTGGGCTGCTCCGTCCACAAGGGTTACGCTTTCGTCCAGTACTCCAACGAGAGGAACGCTCGCGCCGCCGTGTCCGGAGAGGACGGGCGCATGATCGCTGGACAAGTCCTGG ACATCAACCTAGCAGGTGAGCCCAAACCTCACAGATCAAAAACCACCAAACGTCCAGCAGGAGACATGTACAG CTCCACTTTTGAGCTCGACTACGATTTCCAGAGGGATTACTATGACAG gatGTATGCATACCCATCCCGCGTTCCCCCGCCTCCTCCACCCCTCACTCGCGCCGTCGTTCCCTCCAAGCGAGCACGGGTCAGTCTGAGCGGAGGAGGAAGCCGACGCACCAAATCCAGCTTCTCGTCTTCGTCCAAAAGCAGCCAGCGCTCCTCATCGCGAGCCA TTAAAGCGGACGATCTTCAGACTATAAAGCGGGAGCTGGCTCAGATCAAACACAAAGTGGATTATCTTCTGGAAAGTTTAGAGCGCATGGAGAAAGATCACAGCAAGAAATCAG AAGGCAAGGTGGCGAAGGCGGAGGTGGGTGAAGTGTCTCAGCAGCACTTGAGCAGTAAGAAGGAGCGTGACCGAGAGGAGCAGGAGATCAACGACTCGGAGGAAGAGGGAGATCtgctggaggaagaggaggag GCGAAGAGTATTGGCGGTGAGAACGAGGAAGAGGacggagaagaggaggaggaggaagaaggagaGCACGAGGAAGGCGAGGACGACGGTGACAGCATAAACGGAGACGACCCATAA
- the LOC131356413 gene encoding heterogeneous nuclear ribonucleoprotein C-like isoform X2: protein MDRSPNAMASNVTNKTDPRSLNSRVFIGNLNTMLVTKADVEAIFSKYGMIVGCSVHKGYAFVQYSNERNARAAVSGEDGRMIAGQVLDINLAGEPKPHRSKTTKRPAGDMYSSSTFELDYDFQRDYYDRMYAYPSRVPPPPPPLTRAVVPSKRARVSLSGGGSRRTKSSFSSSSKSSQRSSSRAIKADDLQTIKRELAQIKHKVDYLLESLERMEKDHSKKSEGKVAKAEVGEVSQQHLSSKKERDREEQEINDSEEEGDLLEEEEEAKSIGGENEEEDGEEEEEEEGEHEEGEDDGDSINGDDP from the exons atgga CCGCTCCCCGAACGCGATGGCCAGCAACGTGACCAATAAGACGGACCCACGTTCGCTGAACTCGCGCGTCTTCATCGGGAACCTCAACACCATGCTGGTGACCAAAGCCGACGTGGAGGCCATCTTCAGCAAGTACGGCATGATCGTGGGCTGCTCCGTCCACAAGGGTTACGCTTTCGTCCAGTACTCCAACGAGAGGAACGCTCGCGCCGCCGTGTCCGGAGAGGACGGGCGCATGATCGCTGGACAAGTCCTGG ACATCAACCTAGCAGGTGAGCCCAAACCTCACAGATCAAAAACCACCAAACGTCCAGCAGGAGACATGTACAG CAGCTCCACTTTTGAGCTCGACTACGATTTCCAGAGGGATTACTATGACAG gatGTATGCATACCCATCCCGCGTTCCCCCGCCTCCTCCACCCCTCACTCGCGCCGTCGTTCCCTCCAAGCGAGCACGGGTCAGTCTGAGCGGAGGAGGAAGCCGACGCACCAAATCCAGCTTCTCGTCTTCGTCCAAAAGCAGCCAGCGCTCCTCATCGCGAGCCA TTAAAGCGGACGATCTTCAGACTATAAAGCGGGAGCTGGCTCAGATCAAACACAAAGTGGATTATCTTCTGGAAAGTTTAGAGCGCATGGAGAAAGATCACAGCAAGAAATCAG AAGGCAAGGTGGCGAAGGCGGAGGTGGGTGAAGTGTCTCAGCAGCACTTGAGCAGTAAGAAGGAGCGTGACCGAGAGGAGCAGGAGATCAACGACTCGGAGGAAGAGGGAGATCtgctggaggaagaggaggag GCGAAGAGTATTGGCGGTGAGAACGAGGAAGAGGacggagaagaggaggaggaggaagaaggagaGCACGAGGAAGGCGAGGACGACGGTGACAGCATAAACGGAGACGACCCATAA